In Streptomyces sp. NBC_01381, the sequence TAGCACACAGTCACAGTGAAGGCTGTGGCGATGACGGCGACGATGGTCGCGTCCGAGGTCTGCACGGAAACACCTTCGGGGAAGAGGTGCCGGACAATCGGCGAAGAATCGATTCGCCATAATCCGGGCACGGTTGTCGTCTGGTTGGTCGTGGCCGGATCAGGCCGAGAGGTGGCGTGTGGAGCCACCGACGCAGAAGACGCGGTCTTCCCCGAGTGGGAGCGATGCGGATGAGCCGGGCGCAAGTGGCGCCACGGAAGATGGTGAGCCGCTGAGAACGGGCATGTGAAAGCTCCTGGTACGGGTGGAGGCGTTCCTGAAGCGGACGCCTGGCGGGCCGTAAAGCAGTGCATTCGAACGTTAGCACGGCTGATGTGATCTCTGGCCAGAGGGTTTTGATCTGGCGCTCGCCGGGCTGGAACCGTGTCGTTGGGCGTGGCCTGAACCTGCTTCCCGTGCCGGTCTGAGCAGCGCGGATCTCTGGGCCGTGTGCCTGCTCAGCGATGTAGGGTCAGCCAGGCACAGCACACCCACACGACGGGTCGGAGACCCGTGGAGGTTGGACCGTGACGGCAGCAGGAACGCCCTCGCCCCCCAAGCCGGGCCCACCTCCGCGCAAGCAGCGCTGGTTCCAGCCACGCCGCTCGAGCCATACGTGGGAACAGGAGGGGCTCGAACACATCCGGCAACTGATGCCGGCGAACGAGCCGTATCGAGCCTGGGCGACCTTCTCCTTCACAGCTGCTTCCGGCCGTACGAACGAGTGCGATCTCTTCATCGCGGTGCCGGGCGGCCTCTACCTCCTGGAGCTCAAGGGTCACCCCGGCCGTGTGGCCAACCATGGGGACACCTGGCAGTTCCACGCTGACCGTGTCCGGACCATGAAGAACCCGCTGCACCTCACAGACTTGAAGTGCAAGGAACTCAAGGGCCAGCTGGAACGAGCCGCCCGGGCCGCCGGCGTTGATCCCCGCCGGGTCCCGTTCATCAAGCCCGCAGTCTTCCTCCACGCCTCGGGTCTCGCCAGCGATCTTGACGAGTTCCAGCGCATCAACGTCTACGGGCGGAACGACGGATCCAGTGGTCTCGACAAGGTCTGGGACGACCTGCTCGGCCGGCCGCCTGAGAGGGAGAGCTGGCGGGTCACACCGCAGACCGCCCAGCTCCTTGAGCAACTGATGCAGAAGATCGGCATCAGCCACTCCATCGCCCACCTTCGTTTCGGCGACGACTGGAAGCTCGAGCCGCGCGCCTTGGACGCAGGCCCTGGCTGGGAAGACCGCCTCGCCGCACGCGACGACGGCCTTGTCCAGGAAGAGGGCAGGGTCCGTCTCTACCTCGTCGAGCAGATGGCGACGGAAGCGGCCAAGCAGGCCGCCGACCGCGCAGCCCGCCGTGAGTACCAAGTCCTGCAAGGCATCACCCATCGCGGGATCGCGCAAGCCGTGCAGATCCGCGAGCACCAGGGCGGACCGGCGATCCTCTTCCGGCACCGCCACACAGACCCGCGCCTTGACGCCTACCTCGACGCATACGGAGGCAGGCTCACTCCTGAGATCCGCCTCGACCTGGTCCGCCAACTCGCCGAAGCACTCCGGTACGCCCACAACCGGTCCCTGTACCACCGGGCTCTGGCCGCCCGCTCGGTGTATGTCTCCGCCAAGGAGGACGGCCGCGATCCCGTCGTCTGCATCACCGACTGGCAGACAGCGGCGCGCGACTTCGACACCACGTCGATGCGATCCATCGGCGATACCCCGCTTGATCCGAACCTCATCGAGGACGCCGCTCAGGTGTTCCTCGCCCCGGAGACGGACCGGGAGTTCGCTGATCCGGTGGACCTGGACTTGTTCGGGCTCGGTGCGCTCTCCTATCTCCTGCTCACCGGCGAGCGCCCGGCTGCTCAGCGAAGCGCCCTGATCGAGCGTCTGTCGGCGGAAGGCGGCCTGCACCCCTACGCCGTCGCCGACGGGCTCTCCGACAAGCTGGACGACCTGGTCTTCCAAGCCACTCGGGCCGAGGTGAACGACAGACTTCCGTCGGCAGAGCGCTTCCTGGACCTCCTCGACGAGGCTGAGCAGGACACGGCAATTCCGGAGCGGGCCGCCACCGCGGAGAGCGACCCCCTCACGGCTCTGCCCGGCCAGCCTCTGGATGCCGAGTGGAGCGTCAAGCGCGTCCTCGGTACGGGAGCTACTGCCAGAGCCCTGCTCGTAGAGCGGGTGGTGGACGAACTCGAAGGCCCGGCGGGCGAACCAGCGTACGAGGAGCGGGTCTTCAAGGTCGCGCTCGATCGCGACAAGGACGCGCGCCTGTACGCGGAAGCCCATGCGCTCAAGGCAGTGGGCGGCGGGCGGATCATCCGTCTCCTGGACGAGCCCCGCGAGATCGCGGGCCACGCCATTCTGGAACTGGAGTATGCGGGGGAAAGCTCCCTCGGCGCGCGACTGCGCGGCGAAGGGCGGCTCACCTATGACCAGTTGGAGCGCTACGGCAACGACCTCTTCATTGCCCTGGACCAGCTTTCCGCCAAGGGCATGCGGCACCGCGACATCAAGCCGGACAACCTCGGCCTGCACAAGCGCAGCGACGGCTCATGGCAGCTGATGCTGTTCGACTTCTCCCTTGCTGACGCTTCCGAGCGCGACATCAGCGCCGGGACTCGGGGCTATCTGGACCCCTTCCTCGGCAGCGTCCGCCGCTCCCTCTACGACGATCACGCCGAGCGGTACGCCGCCGCCGTCACGCTTCACGAGATGGCCTCCGGCGAGCGCCCGGTGTGGGGGGACGGACAGACCGATCCGCGCATGAGTGAGGACGTCGGGCTCTATGTCGCTGCCGAGCTGTTCGAGCCCGGACTGCGCGACGGCCTGACGGTGTTCTTCCAGCGCGCGTTGCACCGGGATGTGGACCGTCGCTTCGATACCTTCCAGCAGATGGAAGACGCCTGGCGGCGCATCTTTCGGACGGCGGATTCGGCGAAGCCGGCCACGACCCAGGCCACCGTCGGAGCCGCGGCTGCCACCACGGAGGAGGCACGCGAGACAGCAGCCGCGGCGGCGGAACTCAGCACGGGACTGGAGGCTGCAGGCCTCTCCCTGCGCGCGGTCTCCGTCGCGGGCGGCCTGGGCGCAGGCACCGTCGAGGAACTTCTTGACATCCCTCCGCACACGATCTCCCGCGCGCGTGGCGCCGGCGCCCTGGTCCGCAGGGAGCTGAACCGTCGGCACAAGCAGTGGACGGCGATGCTGTCCCGCCGTGCTGCGGAGCCCGAGCCCTCCGCCCCGTCGACGACGGATAGCCCGGTGTCCGAGACCGCGGATCCGGAGGCCGAGGCGCAGCGCATCGCGCGTGAGTCCGTGGACTCCCTCGCCGCACGGCTCGCCCCGGCCCCGGCTCGCAAGGGAAATCTCCGTCCCGAGGTCGTAAGGCTCACACTTGGTCTCCCACGGTCCAAAGAGGAGGGCGGCGGACTCTCACCACTCGGCCCCTGGCCCCCGCAGACGGCCGTCGCCAAGCACCTCGGCAGCAGTCAGCCGACCGTTTCGCGCCACCATGTGGCCGCGATCGAGGAGTGGAGCGCCACTGGTTGGCTCACCGCAGTCCGTGATGAGCTGGTGCAGACGCTCGTCCAGGCGGGACGCGTGCTCACTGTGCAGGAGGCGGCGGCCGAACTGCGTATCCGGCATGGCGCCGGCGATGACGCTGCAGGTCGAACTCTCGCCAAGGCCTTGGCAGTTGTACGTGCCGCTGTCGACGCGGAAGTCCTCCAGCGCGGAACTGACACCGACCACGAGCCGCGCCTGGCAGTCCTCCGCCGCGGCCCGCGCGTGCTTCTCGCCCTGGAGTCGCTGCCCGGTACCGACGACCCCACTCCGCAGGAGCTCGCCGACTACGCTGCTGCGCTTGGCACGGCTGCCGACCGCCTGGCGGACGAGGATCCTCTGCCGGGTCGGGGCACGGTCGTGCGAACCCTGCGCGCGGTGGCCGCACCGGAGGGCATGGCGCCGCTCGCCGACACCCGCCTGGTGGCCCTGGCAGCGGCGGTCGCACAGGACGCAGCGGCCTCTCCCCGCCTCGAGCTCTACCCTCAGGCTCTGGGCCTCGCCCGTGCTCTGCGCATTTCCCAGGCCGCGGCCGGGGTGCGTCGCGAGACAGGCATCTCGATCACCGAGCTGCTGTCCAGGGTCAACGCACGCTTCCCGTCACTGGCCATCACCGACGCACCCACCCACATCGAGGTGGAGGACGCACTGGCCGAGGCAGGATTCCCGCTCGAATGGGACGCCGGGCGAAAGCGTTTCTTCCCGCCGGCCGTAGAAGGCGCACGCTGGACGAGCTCCACCTATACGCGTACGAGTGTGCTCGTCTCCGAAGCGCAGGCCGCGGTGGCGGCGGGGCGCGATCCGCAGATGGTGCTGCGCGCCAAGCTTGCGACGGCAGCCCAGCGAGGTGGCTTCCTCGCTCTTACGCTCAAGGGTGTCGATCTGCCGGGCGCGGCCGGGATGCTGGCCGCCGAATTCGGCGTGGTTCCGGTGGACCTCAACGCCGAGTTCCTGCATACATTCCGTGTGCTCGCGGGCGAGTTGGGCACGGACTGGTCGAAGGTCCTGAGGGCGGACGCGGTGTTCACAGAGTCGGGCGAGCTGAAGCCCGGACTGCGTTCGTACAGCCAGCGCGTCACGGACAGACTTGCCGAGCGGCTGAGGTCGATGGCGGAGGATTCAGGCCCGAAGGCGGTGCTCTTCGCCCACAACGCGGGCCTGATCAGCCGCTACTACGAAGGCGGCGGACACGACCTCCTGGTCGGCCTGCAGCAGTCTGCCCGCCGCCCCGCTGAGGTCCCGCACGGGCTGTGGTGGCTGTGCCCCATGGAGGACCCGCAGCAGACGCCGTCCTTGGACGGCCGGACGGTCGAGGTCGTGGACCGGGCCACGGAGTGGGCTGTGCTGGACTCGCTCTTCCTCAAGGGACTTCGGACACGCGTGGACGTAACGACCTAGGTGTAGTTGGCACTTCACTCAGTGGAGCGATGGTCGTAGGATTCTACGACTGTGCGGGACCAGCGGGACTTACGCGGCCGGTGTGCGGGATGAAGGTCCCTGGTTGCGGTGATGTCCCGGTCGCACATTGGACGTTGGGGATGTCTGCGCTTCGGCGACCCCAGAGATGACAACAAGCAAGGACGAACGTGACTACTCCGGGCGCCTTTGGTGGCGGCGAAGATCTGGCTCGGCTCAGAGAAGTCCTTGCGGGGTGGCGCACCTCCCTTGTGGACCTCAGTGGACGCAACCGCCTGTTGAACTTCCGGCACACCCGGAGCGCGACCCTCGAGATCTCCTCCCCCTCCGCCGAGGTTCTCGCAGGGGGACTGGACCGCGGATGGGACTTCGCTCCGCTGCCGGACGAAGAGCCTGAGGTGGAGGAGGGGGACGGCGAGCAGGCTCAGCGGCCGGTCGAACGCGTCGACCGCGGTGGCGGGATTGTCACGCAGAAGACCACGAGCCCTGCACTGCACCGTGCGCTGCTCAGCCTGCGCAGCAAGTCGACGCAGTTGTTCAACGACTACGGTCTGTGGACCCTCCACCTCGGTGTCGGCATGCTCCACTGGTGTGAGGACGGGGCCGAGGCAGGCAGCGACGCACCGCTGATCTTGTTGCCGGTCCGGGTCGAACGCACCGCGAACGGCCGCGTCCGGCTCATCGCGAACGATGAAGAGGAACCGAGGCTCAACCCGGCTCTCAAGGTGAAACTGGAGCAGTTTCACATCGACTGGGGTCCAGTCACCGAGCAGGAGCCGACAGACATCGCCGGAGTGCTCAAGGCAGCTGCCAGCACGGTGGCGGGTAAGCAAGGTTGGCATGTTCTGCCCCGAGCGGTTGTGTCGCTGTTCGCTTCTCACAAAGAAGCGATGTACCAGGACCTGCTGGAGAACGAGAACCACGTCCTGGGCAGCGACTTGGTGAAGGCGGTGGCCCTCGGGCCGCGTGCCGGGCTGGCTCCTGACCGTTTCGACTTCGAGGAGATCGAGCTCGACCGGATCGACGAACTGAGTCCACCCGAGGACAGCCCGCTGGTTCTCGACGCAGATGCGTCCCAACGGCAGGCTGTCGCCGCCGCCGTGGCGGGGCAGTCCTTCGTTCTCGATGGCCCCCCTGGAACTGGGAAGAGCCAGACGATCACCAACATGATCGCCGGTCTGATGCATGCGGGCCGCAGCGTGCTCTTCGTCAGTGAGAAGGCCGCCGCCCTCGATGTGGTGCTCGACCGCCTGCGCTCGGTCGGCCTCGATTCGTACGCCCTCGCCCTGCACAGCCACAACACCAGCCGCAGGGCCGTCGCTCAGGAACTCGGGCGCGCGTTGGAGGAGGAGCCGCGTGCACCACAGCTCTCGCAGCAGGCCATCGCCGAGGCGCGGGAGGCGCGCGTGGCCCTCAGCGGTTACGCCGAGGCGATGAATGAGGCTCGTGAACCGCTCGGGCGGAGCCTGCACGATGTGATCGGCCAGGTGGGGCGCCTGTCCGAAGCCCCGGTGGCCTACCTGACGGCATCGACCGAGGACACTGAGCAGCGGGAAGCTTTCCAGGCCGAGCGACTGACCGCCCAGGATCTGCAACTGGTCATCAACGCGACGGAGGCCATCTCCGCTGCGTGGGAAGCGGTCGCCGATCCGTCATTCCCGTGGCGCGACCTGCGTACGGGCATGACACATCCGCGGCCCGCTCTTGATCAGGCCAAGGCTGCGCTTGACGGACTCACCTCAGCAGTGGCCCGCTACCCGGACCTCGCCCCCGACGGCGAACCGGTATCCGACGAGGCAGGCATCAGCAGGCTGAAGGCACTGCTGCGGCTGCTCGACTCACGGAGCGCGGTCCCTCAACACTGGCTGACAACAGACGACTTCGCCGACACGGTGGACAACCCGGTCGATGACTTCACCACAGAGTTGAGGAAGGTCCACCGAACTCAGGCCGCCGCCCGCGCAGCAGCGGGCGAACGGTGGGAAGAGCTGTCGACACGGCTGACGGCCGAGGCGGGCGACGGCGAGAAGGCGCTGCAGGCGCTCTCGCCCTGCGGAGTCGACCCGTTGGCGTTCACCGAGGAAAAGGCAGGGGAGCTCTCGCGGAAGTTCGAAGCCATGGCAGAGGTGCTCGACCGAACACACCAAGGCTTGGCAGGCATCAGCCAGTCTCTCGGGCTCGACGTCCCCAGTGGGTTCGAAGCGGCCCAGGACGTCTGCCATGTTGCCGAGCTGGCAGGCGGCGCGCATCGCCCCTTGGAACGGTGGCTGCATCCGGAGGGTTCGGCCGAGGCCGACCGGGCTGCGGCAGGTGTGGTCGCGGATGCCCTTGGCGCCTTCTTCTCCCGACGTGAACAGGTGCTGTCCGCCCAGGCGCGGGCAACCGCACAGGCTGGTCCCGGGTGGGCGGACCTCGGCCCTGATCTGAGTGCACAACCACCGGCGAGCGAATGCGCGCTT encodes:
- the pglW gene encoding BREX system serine/threonine kinase PglW; this encodes MTAAGTPSPPKPGPPPRKQRWFQPRRSSHTWEQEGLEHIRQLMPANEPYRAWATFSFTAASGRTNECDLFIAVPGGLYLLELKGHPGRVANHGDTWQFHADRVRTMKNPLHLTDLKCKELKGQLERAARAAGVDPRRVPFIKPAVFLHASGLASDLDEFQRINVYGRNDGSSGLDKVWDDLLGRPPERESWRVTPQTAQLLEQLMQKIGISHSIAHLRFGDDWKLEPRALDAGPGWEDRLAARDDGLVQEEGRVRLYLVEQMATEAAKQAADRAARREYQVLQGITHRGIAQAVQIREHQGGPAILFRHRHTDPRLDAYLDAYGGRLTPEIRLDLVRQLAEALRYAHNRSLYHRALAARSVYVSAKEDGRDPVVCITDWQTAARDFDTTSMRSIGDTPLDPNLIEDAAQVFLAPETDREFADPVDLDLFGLGALSYLLLTGERPAAQRSALIERLSAEGGLHPYAVADGLSDKLDDLVFQATRAEVNDRLPSAERFLDLLDEAEQDTAIPERAATAESDPLTALPGQPLDAEWSVKRVLGTGATARALLVERVVDELEGPAGEPAYEERVFKVALDRDKDARLYAEAHALKAVGGGRIIRLLDEPREIAGHAILELEYAGESSLGARLRGEGRLTYDQLERYGNDLFIALDQLSAKGMRHRDIKPDNLGLHKRSDGSWQLMLFDFSLADASERDISAGTRGYLDPFLGSVRRSLYDDHAERYAAAVTLHEMASGERPVWGDGQTDPRMSEDVGLYVAAELFEPGLRDGLTVFFQRALHRDVDRRFDTFQQMEDAWRRIFRTADSAKPATTQATVGAAAATTEEARETAAAAAELSTGLEAAGLSLRAVSVAGGLGAGTVEELLDIPPHTISRARGAGALVRRELNRRHKQWTAMLSRRAAEPEPSAPSTTDSPVSETADPEAEAQRIARESVDSLAARLAPAPARKGNLRPEVVRLTLGLPRSKEEGGGLSPLGPWPPQTAVAKHLGSSQPTVSRHHVAAIEEWSATGWLTAVRDELVQTLVQAGRVLTVQEAAAELRIRHGAGDDAAGRTLAKALAVVRAAVDAEVLQRGTDTDHEPRLAVLRRGPRVLLALESLPGTDDPTPQELADYAAALGTAADRLADEDPLPGRGTVVRTLRAVAAPEGMAPLADTRLVALAAAVAQDAAASPRLELYPQALGLARALRISQAAAGVRRETGISITELLSRVNARFPSLAITDAPTHIEVEDALAEAGFPLEWDAGRKRFFPPAVEGARWTSSTYTRTSVLVSEAQAAVAAGRDPQMVLRAKLATAAQRGGFLALTLKGVDLPGAAGMLAAEFGVVPVDLNAEFLHTFRVLAGELGTDWSKVLRADAVFTESGELKPGLRSYSQRVTDRLAERLRSMAEDSGPKAVLFAHNAGLISRYYEGGGHDLLVGLQQSARRPAEVPHGLWWLCPMEDPQQTPSLDGRTVEVVDRATEWAVLDSLFLKGLRTRVDVTT